One Novipirellula galeiformis DNA segment encodes these proteins:
- a CDS encoding protein kinase domain-containing protein: MLNCSRCSADYSEQGLDNGRCRNCGHVVSWSATAVPNSAIAWPTDDSSVPIGDISETPREAHETLDGFGEPDPVKGEPEQVDPDSEKLETESEDAATVRALDATIALDSNAVKQTPSAIVQKQWATLAPEGKEISATIMTNSTEVGMSDHLVIPRRSVRNSDEALGKRTDYELIEVIGQGGEGIVHAARQASIDRTVALKMIRSGLGEAAHARDKFLSEAVVTGDLEHPNIVPIYDLGTTNDGSPFYVMKRIEGTPWSEVIGRKSLMENLSILMRTADAVALAHSRGVVHRDLKPENIMLGGFGEVLLTDWGIALCTEQFAKRSSVVILQGLGGTPAYMAPEMATGPIEAIGPAADVYLLGAMLYEIVSGHPPHHADTVMGCLHAASRNEIQPTDVKGELIEIARRAMATDPRSRHESVKDFQESIAAYQSHSESVLLANQARQDLQKARRDGSYKDYAAALFGFQKAVELWTGNQDAQKALSSTASFYADAALQKGDLDLALSLLDPNASQHDKLRKKIIAAQAERNARLRRLQTMRYVAAGLLFAILGGGSYAILRVMAAKQVAESEGYRATVAAANAKHEAKQAELQRVAAVEATELAIAREMEAKLAREQAEAAAQEAHEQRGRSEKARREADAALRRAEVASYTSNISLAVSSIANNAFSDALGILSEQRDNPQTTPLRHWEWGRLMYLCSGGDPDAAQGAAVTTLPTEAEAMAVAVSPDRRRIAAPDMAGSIFRWRRDDDDPDGPWMMSPTIPGSVPVNDVVYSNDGLRLASAGDDGIIRIYQLDNLDAPALQLEGHRMAVLSLAVSPTVGSNLLASASADRTIRLWNIETGTLVRTLVGHTAEVWSVAFSAQADRLVTASQDFTARVWSVRTGLELQRFREHSEPVFCAAFSPDGKSVTSGGYDKRLLVWKADRFEPVQATLVDEVIKRLDPNAKAKPKQAFRVLAGHSGGIRDVQYSADGQLIISASRDNTLRVWDADPSTQATGVRQQLRSALQGAVAEDQPLKTLRGHGGWVTSGQFLSPSTVVSSAYDRSVKIWSLLRYEPTISLASIDRPVLSGTYSPDGRNVVLALDDGTAGVWDTVSGKRTSQLQEGHDFLATTAAFLPGADRLVTVAGDDTTRLWDVQHGAEVWSVGGTGRRGLLALSPNGNQILTGSSDGKVAQLFEVETGRKIRQLGVDQFAALASQYPDATRRELESQIPDITAVSFAPRGGLIATADSFGVCRLWAESQDEPKVVFRGHDAAVTCLQWLPNADVLVTASADSSVAFWDASSGEELPGPRLQHDDSVSLLTVSDDGTHALCVAADGAGGQRLYYWDLMNRTLIARYPDAASRGNASTKEASEKMAINSIAFSPQGDMALVATFEINTSRYQIRQWDFNSGSFDPINEGTLKTGTVFSAVYAQAAAQAILTVGGNGARFWDKEGGQELMNYRPHGSILSVDYAPDGDRIATTGSDRSIKIWKHDEAKGQWISEAKLIGKHVGPINIAKFCQASGDTMLVSGGDDGLAIVWQFSETNHWQPAHTLRGHTAAIHAIAASPDNRWLATASADQTIRLWDLKTNQSVAQLHEHRGEVLAITFSSDSNRLLSGGSDNRAILWDVMTHQPLTQLVGHSAAINAVAFSPDGARVVTCGQDNTLKLWDTSDAALTNSNSGNELLSLSAHDREITAVEFSPDGRQLLSTGLDGKALLYNSVEIR; encoded by the coding sequence GTGCTGAATTGTTCACGTTGCAGCGCCGACTACAGCGAACAGGGACTCGATAATGGTCGCTGTCGGAATTGCGGACACGTCGTTAGTTGGTCGGCAACGGCGGTCCCAAATTCGGCGATTGCTTGGCCGACGGACGACTCCTCGGTTCCGATTGGCGACATCTCCGAGACACCGAGAGAGGCCCACGAAACACTCGATGGGTTTGGCGAGCCCGATCCCGTCAAGGGTGAACCCGAGCAAGTGGATCCGGATTCAGAGAAATTAGAGACGGAATCAGAGGATGCTGCGACCGTTCGCGCGCTTGATGCCACGATCGCGTTGGACTCCAATGCCGTCAAACAAACCCCGTCGGCGATCGTGCAAAAACAGTGGGCCACGCTAGCCCCAGAAGGGAAAGAGATTTCAGCGACGATCATGACCAACTCCACCGAAGTTGGCATGTCCGATCATTTGGTGATTCCTCGTCGTTCCGTTCGCAACTCGGACGAGGCCCTTGGCAAACGCACCGATTATGAATTGATCGAAGTCATCGGCCAAGGTGGCGAAGGCATCGTCCACGCGGCGCGTCAAGCGTCCATCGATCGCACCGTCGCGCTGAAGATGATCCGGTCGGGTCTTGGTGAAGCGGCCCACGCTCGCGACAAATTCTTGTCCGAGGCCGTCGTCACGGGCGATCTCGAGCATCCGAACATCGTGCCGATCTATGACCTCGGAACGACCAACGATGGATCCCCGTTCTACGTGATGAAGCGGATCGAGGGCACCCCTTGGTCGGAAGTCATTGGTCGCAAATCGCTGATGGAGAACTTGTCGATTCTCATGCGTACAGCCGACGCCGTCGCGTTGGCTCACTCTCGTGGCGTCGTGCATCGCGACCTCAAGCCCGAGAACATCATGCTAGGAGGGTTCGGAGAAGTCTTGTTGACCGACTGGGGGATCGCGCTGTGTACCGAACAGTTTGCGAAGCGATCCAGCGTCGTGATCTTACAGGGCTTGGGCGGCACGCCGGCGTACATGGCGCCCGAGATGGCAACCGGTCCGATCGAAGCGATCGGTCCAGCGGCGGATGTCTATTTGCTTGGAGCCATGTTGTATGAAATCGTGAGTGGTCATCCGCCCCATCACGCCGACACCGTCATGGGTTGTCTGCACGCCGCGTCTCGCAACGAGATTCAACCCACCGACGTGAAGGGAGAATTGATTGAAATCGCGCGGCGTGCGATGGCTACCGATCCGCGATCACGTCACGAATCGGTCAAGGATTTCCAAGAATCGATCGCAGCCTACCAATCGCACTCCGAAAGTGTATTGTTAGCCAACCAGGCACGCCAAGATCTACAAAAGGCGCGGCGAGACGGTAGCTACAAAGATTACGCAGCGGCTCTGTTTGGCTTCCAAAAAGCGGTCGAATTGTGGACGGGAAATCAGGACGCGCAAAAAGCGTTGTCATCAACCGCTAGTTTTTATGCGGATGCCGCATTGCAAAAGGGTGACTTGGATCTGGCACTCTCGTTGCTGGATCCCAACGCATCGCAACACGATAAATTGCGGAAGAAGATCATTGCGGCACAGGCGGAGCGAAACGCTCGCCTGCGCCGTCTGCAAACGATGCGATACGTTGCCGCAGGACTATTATTTGCCATCCTCGGCGGAGGATCGTACGCGATCTTGCGGGTGATGGCAGCCAAGCAGGTTGCGGAGTCGGAGGGCTACCGAGCGACAGTTGCCGCGGCCAACGCCAAGCACGAAGCGAAGCAGGCCGAATTACAGAGAGTCGCAGCAGTGGAGGCGACGGAGTTAGCCATCGCACGCGAAATGGAAGCCAAATTAGCTCGGGAGCAAGCCGAAGCCGCAGCCCAAGAGGCACACGAGCAACGCGGCCGCTCCGAGAAAGCCAGACGGGAAGCCGACGCAGCGCTGCGACGAGCCGAAGTCGCTTCCTACACTTCCAATATTTCACTCGCGGTCAGCAGCATCGCCAACAATGCGTTCAGTGATGCCTTGGGTATCTTGAGCGAGCAACGTGACAATCCACAAACGACTCCGCTGCGACATTGGGAATGGGGTCGACTAATGTACCTATGCAGCGGTGGGGATCCTGATGCTGCCCAAGGGGCGGCGGTAACGACGCTACCGACCGAAGCCGAAGCGATGGCGGTTGCCGTGTCGCCCGATCGACGTCGCATCGCCGCGCCGGACATGGCAGGATCCATTTTCCGATGGCGGCGTGATGATGACGATCCCGACGGACCGTGGATGATGTCGCCAACGATTCCGGGCAGCGTCCCCGTTAATGATGTCGTTTACTCGAATGATGGCCTGCGTTTGGCGTCGGCTGGCGATGACGGCATCATTCGCATTTATCAACTCGATAATCTGGATGCGCCTGCACTGCAACTCGAAGGGCATCGGATGGCGGTTCTGTCGTTAGCTGTATCGCCCACCGTAGGCTCGAATCTCTTAGCCTCGGCTTCCGCCGACCGGACGATTCGTTTGTGGAACATCGAAACGGGCACGCTGGTTCGCACGTTGGTGGGGCATACCGCAGAGGTGTGGTCGGTCGCGTTCTCGGCTCAGGCGGATCGCTTGGTCACGGCCAGCCAGGACTTTACCGCTCGCGTTTGGTCGGTCCGCACAGGATTGGAACTGCAGCGGTTCCGTGAACACAGCGAACCGGTCTTTTGTGCCGCTTTTTCGCCCGACGGAAAATCGGTTACCTCAGGCGGATATGACAAGCGTTTGTTGGTTTGGAAAGCGGACCGTTTCGAACCCGTCCAAGCGACTCTAGTCGACGAGGTCATCAAACGGCTCGATCCCAATGCGAAGGCCAAACCCAAACAGGCATTCCGAGTACTCGCCGGACACAGCGGTGGAATTCGAGATGTCCAATACAGTGCCGATGGTCAATTGATCATTAGCGCGTCGCGAGACAACACGCTGCGGGTCTGGGATGCCGATCCCAGCACGCAGGCCACTGGGGTTCGCCAACAACTGCGATCGGCGTTACAGGGAGCGGTTGCCGAGGACCAACCTCTCAAAACGCTACGCGGTCATGGCGGCTGGGTTACGAGCGGTCAGTTTTTGTCGCCCTCGACCGTGGTTTCATCCGCCTACGACCGTAGCGTCAAGATTTGGTCACTGCTGCGTTATGAACCGACGATCTCGTTGGCGTCGATTGATCGCCCCGTGCTTTCGGGGACGTATTCGCCCGATGGTCGAAACGTCGTTCTTGCACTGGACGATGGGACCGCAGGCGTCTGGGACACCGTCTCGGGAAAGCGAACTTCCCAATTGCAAGAAGGGCACGACTTCCTGGCGACCACCGCCGCCTTTCTGCCTGGTGCCGATCGACTTGTTACCGTTGCCGGCGATGACACCACGCGATTGTGGGATGTGCAACACGGCGCCGAAGTCTGGAGCGTCGGGGGAACCGGCCGTCGCGGCTTGTTGGCCTTGTCGCCCAACGGGAATCAGATACTGACCGGCAGCAGCGATGGCAAGGTAGCACAACTCTTTGAGGTCGAAACGGGCCGCAAAATACGGCAACTTGGGGTCGACCAATTCGCTGCCCTGGCGTCCCAATACCCTGACGCGACTCGTCGTGAATTGGAGAGTCAAATTCCCGACATCACGGCGGTTAGTTTCGCACCTCGCGGCGGGTTGATCGCGACCGCGGACAGTTTTGGAGTATGCCGTTTGTGGGCTGAGTCACAAGACGAGCCCAAGGTCGTTTTCCGTGGGCATGACGCGGCGGTAACCTGCTTGCAATGGTTGCCAAACGCGGACGTGCTGGTAACCGCCAGTGCGGATAGCTCCGTCGCGTTCTGGGACGCGAGTTCGGGAGAGGAATTGCCGGGCCCACGATTACAGCATGACGATTCGGTTTCCTTGTTGACGGTTTCTGACGATGGCACGCACGCGCTCTGTGTCGCTGCGGACGGCGCCGGCGGACAACGTTTGTATTACTGGGACCTGATGAATCGAACGCTGATTGCTCGTTATCCCGACGCCGCTTCGCGAGGGAATGCCTCGACGAAGGAAGCCAGCGAGAAAATGGCGATCAACTCGATCGCGTTCTCGCCACAAGGCGACATGGCGTTGGTCGCAACGTTTGAGATCAACACGTCGCGCTATCAAATTCGCCAATGGGATTTTAACAGCGGCAGTTTCGATCCGATCAACGAAGGAACGCTGAAAACGGGGACGGTTTTCTCGGCGGTCTACGCTCAAGCGGCAGCACAGGCAATTTTGACCGTCGGTGGCAACGGCGCTAGGTTTTGGGATAAGGAAGGTGGCCAGGAGCTGATGAACTATCGGCCGCACGGATCCATTTTGTCGGTTGACTATGCACCGGACGGTGACCGAATCGCAACCACCGGCTCCGATCGCTCCATCAAAATCTGGAAACATGACGAAGCGAAGGGTCAGTGGATCTCCGAAGCTAAACTGATTGGCAAACACGTCGGCCCCATCAACATTGCCAAATTTTGCCAGGCGAGTGGCGACACGATGCTCGTTTCGGGTGGCGATGATGGTTTGGCCATCGTGTGGCAGTTCAGCGAGACGAACCACTGGCAACCGGCCCATACCCTACGCGGTCACACGGCGGCGATTCATGCGATTGCCGCATCACCCGACAACCGCTGGCTAGCGACGGCGTCGGCCGACCAGACCATTCGATTGTGGGATCTGAAAACAAACCAATCGGTGGCACAGCTTCATGAGCATCGCGGTGAGGTTTTGGCGATCACCTTCTCCTCCGACTCCAACCGCTTGCTCAGCGGCGGCAGTGACAACCGGGCGATTTTGTGGGATGTCATGACCCATCAGCCGTTGACTCAATTGGTTGGGCATTCGGCCGCGATCAACGCTGTAGCGTTTTCCCCCGATGGTGCCCGAGTGGTGACATGTGGACAAGACAACACATTGAAACTGTGGGATACCAGTGACGCGGCACTAACAAACTCGAACAGCGGCAATGAATTGCTCAGTCTTTCTGCGCATGACCGAGAGATCACGGCTGTTGAGTTTTCACCCGATGGCCGGCAACTCCTCTCCACCGGTCTGGACGGAAAAGCCCTACTCTATAACAGCGTCGAAATACGCTAG
- a CDS encoding DUF1569 domain-containing protein, whose protein sequence is MDLRYPDLGAACADIVRLREGGYELVGTWSFAQILDHLNMSMQMTIDGAEFTFPALLRPVMKLMFMPTMRKGKPSKLRGKAPKQLQPPLDLDEEACANRFYALAETLMDPSTPFVTHYPMLGRLNREQWLLMQQWHAAHHLSFVVPNA, encoded by the coding sequence ATGGATTTGCGCTACCCTGATTTGGGCGCTGCTTGCGCCGACATTGTTCGATTGCGTGAAGGCGGCTACGAACTGGTTGGCACTTGGAGCTTCGCCCAAATTCTCGATCACCTGAACATGTCCATGCAGATGACAATCGACGGTGCGGAATTCACGTTTCCCGCCCTGTTGCGACCCGTGATGAAACTGATGTTCATGCCTACGATGCGGAAGGGCAAGCCATCCAAACTTCGTGGCAAAGCCCCGAAACAACTTCAGCCCCCCCTCGATCTCGATGAAGAGGCCTGTGCAAACCGATTTTACGCACTTGCGGAAACCTTAATGGATCCCTCCACTCCATTTGTTACACACTATCCGATGCTGGGTCGACTCAATCGTGAACAATGGCTCTTGATGCAACAATGGCACGCCGCCCATCACCTAAGCTTCGTCGTGCCCAATGCCTGA
- a CDS encoding DUF4282 domain-containing protein, with translation MTTTDDAAWMIRHHDGQVHGPYSLQALVDAAHAGNIAEDSQVNHSTHTRGQWVAANRVRPIAAAMQTRKTISHPINDSNREPDPIDRGENDPPGVAVQTEEHPRRRRTDFRSNVPTTLLNACWGLIDFRFRTFVTPWIIRIYWGFAVVVTVLSLIFGAATVVTYPVRSVMPEFSSGSPSFSAPGYRSSDSSKGFQIPKKVGKFAALILGYFVKVVLAIMFLITIRLMLEFGIVVFNIAEDIRSIRDQTV, from the coding sequence ATGACGACAACTGACGATGCCGCTTGGATGATTCGGCATCACGACGGACAGGTTCATGGGCCGTATTCGTTGCAAGCGTTGGTCGATGCTGCCCATGCCGGAAACATTGCTGAAGACTCTCAGGTAAACCACAGCACACACACACGTGGACAATGGGTCGCAGCCAATCGCGTTCGCCCGATCGCAGCGGCAATGCAAACACGTAAGACAATCTCGCACCCAATAAACGATTCGAATCGTGAACCAGACCCGATAGACCGAGGCGAGAACGACCCACCAGGAGTCGCTGTCCAAACGGAGGAGCATCCGCGCCGTCGACGGACAGACTTTCGATCCAACGTACCGACCACTCTCTTGAACGCTTGCTGGGGCTTGATTGACTTCCGGTTTCGGACTTTCGTAACCCCGTGGATCATCCGCATTTACTGGGGGTTCGCGGTCGTGGTCACGGTGCTATCACTGATTTTTGGTGCTGCGACGGTGGTCACCTACCCGGTTCGGTCCGTGATGCCTGAATTCTCCAGTGGTTCGCCATCCTTTTCAGCACCAGGATATCGAAGCTCCGATTCGAGCAAAGGATTTCAGATACCCAAGAAGGTTGGCAAATTTGCTGCATTGATTCTCGGCTACTTCGTTAAAGTCGTGTTAGCGATCATGTTCTTGATTACGATCCGGCTCATGCTTGAGTTTGGAATCGTGGTGTTCAACATCGCGGAAGACATTCGATCGATCCGCGATCAAACTGTCTAA
- a CDS encoding TIR domain-containing protein: MNKTSTDDATYIEQLEDYKTALMAYSLGHDKLDGGTSIRTYINRNTPSVRKLVWRAGCGKTITVGPPAMVGGLIMRNVDPFGCIFEGPYGMNMTSVLCDMIDETVGVIQAGELRPEPKPKPKSNATLASPKSNRKVFVVHGHDNETKQTVARFLENLGLEAVILHERSSGGMTLIEKFEEHSDVAYAVVLMTPDDLGAAKAKVDKLNARARQNVVFELGYFMGKLGRKHVAAILRGDIERPSDYDGIVYIAYDFNDGWKLLLAKELKEAGLDVDLNEAM; the protein is encoded by the coding sequence TTGAACAAAACTTCGACGGACGACGCCACCTACATAGAGCAGCTTGAAGACTACAAGACCGCGCTTATGGCGTATAGCTTGGGTCACGATAAACTCGACGGTGGCACCTCAATTAGGACCTATATCAATCGTAATACGCCCTCTGTCCGCAAGCTCGTTTGGCGTGCTGGCTGTGGGAAAACCATAACGGTGGGCCCACCGGCAATGGTTGGAGGCCTAATCATGCGCAACGTCGACCCATTCGGCTGCATTTTTGAGGGCCCGTACGGAATGAACATGACGTCAGTGCTTTGTGACATGATTGACGAAACCGTCGGCGTAATCCAAGCCGGCGAACTCCGGCCGGAACCAAAACCAAAACCAAAATCGAACGCAACGCTGGCATCACCCAAATCCAATCGAAAGGTGTTTGTCGTTCACGGGCATGACAACGAGACGAAGCAAACCGTTGCACGATTCCTCGAGAATCTCGGGTTAGAGGCCGTAATCCTGCATGAACGCAGTAGCGGAGGGATGACCCTGATCGAGAAATTCGAGGAACACTCGGATGTTGCATATGCGGTTGTGCTGATGACGCCCGATGATTTGGGGGCCGCAAAGGCCAAGGTAGACAAACTAAACGCTCGCGCACGGCAGAACGTCGTGTTTGAATTGGGCTATTTCATGGGTAAACTTGGACGCAAACATGTTGCGGCGATCCTTCGTGGTGACATTGAACGACCATCGGACTATGACGGGATCGTTTACATCGCTTACGACTTCAACGATGGCTGGAAGTTACTCCTGGCGAAAGAGCTCAAGGAAGCAGGGCTTGACGTAGATCTCAACGAAGCCATGTAG